A window of the Trichoplusia ni isolate ovarian cell line Hi5 chromosome 4, tn1, whole genome shotgun sequence genome harbors these coding sequences:
- the LOC113493273 gene encoding uncharacterized protein LOC113493273 — MSSCNKYNPDKVFHRFKVVEFPASFVQLSTSQVLDVQVDLTCSAYLKTMCDGKLMKFDEAREISAAHRAFEITQVDERTLKIKFYPKNECIAKSKKKQLHNRFVFDLRLIQINDVRCCNDEHHAEIGRYYISGQYEYCKISHFPKVLKFGDVVFNQKVTKHVRISNESHLVFAKIHIDRVTGFEFSPSNFSIAPNSSIRLTVSVKPTGLKIADRFTLQIRNPHDSIECDSPESTDEDTNYIAYYIYNKINISYDKKPKQVVVQSLHKLYDQLPKYTYVDEEVEIHKKKLEKGKDYLNICKLKYARPPIHERFTTGRVECYLNTSIKNVRLEDSFGKYVKGRATPYDVFQISFLPFTINFGRVALSTYGESQISIKNTTKCDISVNFLNDECVVYTEKMLQNVLIKLKPAQETKLTVFCLGFVEGFYNGTMEYMIDYTYRGKHPYSLEVGNPLLRLTERSLKFGMVSSDSFITSVPVRLYNHFNIPVKFRWDDFQPDTPFEILPRSGSVPSHSCKICKVMYICKASKTKDHEVELISESITTRSIPLELSVVTRKLSIKFLQASVTIKDIPLNLQTIEKVKLENSSREIALFHVVEPLIPGITVEPMSGTIRPKSIIFFDIIAKISCVMEFSFDILVRINNKEIVVLPISGNVVEPKVFIHPKNIHMSRLPCYMTTYVPVTFHNSGTVKAEVDVLDTGDDNIFNVYVANGNEKQRILNFVIEGGQTKVVFIKIYDTFRREYEMYIPFRVNGLLGPPNRSSVSTELHYYIAEYEKLYENNAKVKIKTVNKDISYCHIVGVITLPWIEFSVDKFEIDFSQHGKKNIEFNMKNISKYYLYVTVVTSKLSPNFTLELNEVEESEVIITETNIKFELNKKKAASFNLIFHPKGYGKFVSTAILFLDENTSVPYYNLTFVGKNEIPRMTPSTYRVVFPPCQIGVEITRVITIDLDIKSDLDSFSCFTKEESNLVVEFLDYNLAEKEDKIHTFITVTIKICCQVPYIGNELLHFSHASGSACDVEVNYCATYCQLTLHADVFVKPEDNPYPYYPLSNQTNFYEYMESSTAFLERWMFQQGFRRDLNPILPDTFHAISPTLSTFSSTIKTRGINVSYLNFVRRIAGPLMKHVRKISVHGVNDTFKFVKEIHDTYREVIVLLQSRGANLWFLQPKFLLSHEQYVIYSKFVHPKSNADIMLTKQLVTDVNLFNRLNKQSWFDFILQTYKVFILDSCFFDCICVSAQPRDIVKILVDWFNEQIMIQDHNLRGNNKPVRQITNLTTDLIDGIALSCAILNYCPFLIEHFSLFCEIQEQTREGDIINNACLIIEAMNQLRLYFPLSTRDFYSPNFIQMLFLSIHLYVILPMFKPKGTIRFNPPLLRSSSRQVAIAPSSQESLLYTFMIFNNTRNNFLVEKAPICENGKKMCLNVRYTANFVNEERCILLVHGYNKTRIFDTYIVFLLFGEVGSLSPVRKCKVTSPLYRPNKVDVQVSSPFPVPATFRIYLTDIEPTIPVNMDENNKPRFYLRRLNLIDKEIMLTGASKENAQDVLEHKLYLLMICLSTQVGNSWIWFSSDIGQFFIRVTTQPRWDLAIDSLQAKVRTWPLDPCSCGEACECYRTTVLMIPHRNDLMIKAMRYALLEHASDSMIQIFDRLIESVTGKLILAMLLEECGTTMSDVQHILRTDNTFRISSRALIPRIDRVTLTQHSNAMLALPVTIPADEKFEKYSITFTSDCGMDIRIYRIFFIPDGT; from the exons ATGTCatcatgtaataaatataatcccGACAAGGTTTTTCACAGATTTAAAGTTGTAGAATTCCCGGCTTCGTTCGTCCAACTATCGACGTCACAGGTTCTAGATGTCCAAGTTGACCTGACCTGTTCTGCCTACCTCAAAACTATGTGCGATGGAAAACTCATG AAATTTGATGAGGCACGTGAAATTTCAGCAGCCCATAGAGCGTTTGAAATAACACAAGTAGATGAACGAAcacttaaaatcaaattttatccGAAAAACGAATGTATCgcaaaatctaaaaagaaacaacttcataatagatttgtttttgacCTGCGATTGATACAAATTAACGACGTACGGTGTTGTAATGATGAACATCATGCAGAAATAGGCCGGTATTACATTAGTGGCCAGTATGAATACTGTAAAATATCCCATTTCCCTAAAGTCCTTAAATTTGGTGACGTCGTCTTTAATCAAAAAGTAACTAAACACGTTCGTATAAGTAATGAATCACATTTAGTTTTCGCTAAAATACACATCGACAGAGTAACAGGTTTCGAATTTTCACCTTCAAACTTTTCTATTGCCCCTAACTCATCAATACGACTGACTGTATCAGTCAAACCAACAGGTTTAAAAATTGCGGATAGGTTTACTCTTCAAATACGAAATCCACACGACTCCATAGAGTGTGATTCACCTGAATCTACTGATGAAGATACAAATTACATcgcatattatatttataacaaaataaacatatcatacgataaaaaaccaaaacaagtAGTGGTTCAGTCTTTGCATAAATTATATGATCAACTTCCTAAGTATACCTATGTTGACGAAGAAGTGGAAATACATAAGAAAAAGCTAGAGAAAGGAaaagattatttaaacatttgCAAATTGAAATACGCAAGACCACCTATACATGAGAGATTCACTACTGGAAGAGTCGAATGCTAtttaaatacatcaataaaaaatgtaagactGGAAGACAGCTTTGGCAAATACGTAAAGGGAAGAGCAACACCATACgatgtttttcaaatttcatttcttCCTTTTACCATTAATTTTGGAAGAGTCGCTTTATCTACGTATGGAGAAAgtcaaatatcaataaaaaatactaccaaATGCGATATAAGTGTAAATTTTCTTAATGATGAATGTGTTGTTTACACTgaaaaaatgttacagaacgttTTAATAAAGCTGAAACCTGCACAAGAAACCAAGTTAACTGTATTTTGTTTAGGATTCGTTGAAGGTTTCTATAACGGGACCATGGAATACATGATTGACTATACATATAGAGGAAAACACCCTTACTCTCTGGAAGTAGGAAATCCCTTACTAAGGTTAACAGAAAGAAGCTTAAAATTCGGAATGGTCTCATCTGATAGCTTTATCACGTCAGTTCCGGTTAGATTATACAATCATTTCAATATTCCCGTCAAATTTAGATGGGACGACTTCCAACCAGACACTCCATTTGAAATACTTCCAAGGTCTGGCTCCGTACCAAGTCATAGTTGCAAGATATGCAAGGTAATGTACATTTGTAAGGCTTCAAAAACGAAAGATCACGAAGTTGAATTGATTTCAGAAAGCATAACAACTCGGAGCATACCCCTCGAATTGAGCGTTGTAACACGTAAGCTATCAATCAAGTTCTTACAAGCATCCGTCACAATTAAAGACATACCATTAAACTTGCAGACCATAGAGAAAGTAAAGTTGGAGAATTCCTCAAGAGAGATTGCTTTATTTCATGTCGTCGAGCCTCTAATTCCGGGGATAACAGTAGAACCCATGAGTGGAACGATCCGACCgaaatctataatattttttgacatcaTTGCCAAAATATCATGTGTTATGGAattttcttttgacattttAGTACGTattaataacaaagaaatagTTGTTCTACCAATAAGTGGCAACGTTGTTGAGCCCAAAGTTTTTATACACCCAAAGAACATTCATATGTCTCGTTTACCTTGCTATATGACAACCTATGTACCAGTAACTTTTCATAATTCTGGTACCGTAAAAGCCGAAGTAGACGTTCTTGACACCGgtgatgataatatttttaacgtttatGTTGCAAATGGAAATGAAAAACAGAGGATCTTAAATTTCGTTATCGAAGGTGGTCAGACTAAAGttgttttcatcaaaatatacgACACTTTTAGAAGAGAATATGAAATGTACATCCCGTTTAGAGTGAATGGACTTCTAGGTCCCCCAAATCGCAGTTCTGTGTCAACTGAACTCCACTATTACATTGCTGAATATGAAAA ACTCTACGAAAATAAtgcaaaagtaaaaataaaaactgtaaataagGATATAAGTTATTGCCATATAGTTGGAGTGATTACTTTACCGTGGATCGAATTTTCTGTTGACAAATTTGAAATAGACTTCAGCCAACATGGAAAAAAGAATATCGAGTtcaacatgaaaaatatttcaaagtattatttgtatgtGACCGTGGTTACATCAAAGCTTTCACCAAACTTCACTTTAGAGCTGAACGAAGTCGAGGAATCCGAAGTCATCATAAcagaaacaaacattaaatttgaaCTCAATAAAAAGAAAGCAGCGTCATTTAACTTGATTTTTCACCCAAAAGGTTATGGGAAATTCGTATCTACTgccatattatttttagacGAAAATACGTCAGTTCCGTACTACAACTTAACGTTTGTTGGCAAAAACGAGATTCCTCGAATGACTCCGAGTACTTACAGAGTTGTATTCCCGCCTTGTCAGATAGGAGTCGAAATCACGCGAGTTATAACGATTGATTTAGACATCAAATCTGACTTAGattcattttcttgttttacaAAAGAGGAGTCAAATCTCGTAGTGGAATTCCTGGACTACAATCTTGCAGAAAAAGAagacaaaatacatacatttataaccgtcacaattaaaatatgttgCCAAGTTCCTTACATTGGAAATGAGTTGCTTCATTTTAGCCACGCGAGTGGATCAGCATGCGATGTTGAAGTAAACTATTGTGCTACTTATTGTCAACTGACTTTACATGCCgatgtttttgtaaaaccaGAAGACAATCCTTACCCATACTATCCTTTAAGCAATCAAACCAATTTTTACGAGTACATGGAGAGCAGTACTGCGTTTTTAGAAAGATGGATGTTCCAGCAAGGTTTTCGAAGAGATTTAAATCCGATACTTCCTGATACTTTCCATGCTATATCCCCTACCTTATCAACTTTCTcaagtacaataaaaacaagGGGCATAAATGtttcgtatttaaattttgtacgaAGGATCGCAGGCCCACTTATGAAGCACGTGAGGAAAATATC AGTACACGGAGTCAACGATACCTTTAAGTTTGTGAAAGAAATTCACGATACTTACAGAgaagttattgttttgttgcaATCACGAGGTGCCAACTTATGGTTTTTGCAACCAAAATTCTTGTTGAGCCACGAACAGTATGTTATCTACTCAAAATTCGTGCATCCTAAGAGCAATGCTGACATTATGCTAACGAAACAACTGGTAACAGACGTTAATCTATTCAATCGATTAAACAAACAGAGTTGGTTTGACTTTATTTTACAGACATATAAAGTGTTCATATTGGACAGCTGCTTCTTTGACTGTATCTGTGTCAGTGCACAGCCCAGGGATATAGTAAAAATCTTAGTTGATTGGTTTAATGAACAAATCATGATACAGGACCACAATCTACGTGGTAATAATAAACCTGTCAGACAAATTACTAACTTAACCACAGACTTAATCGATGGTATCGCACTGTCATGTGCTATTCTCAATTATTGTCCATTTTTAATTGAACATTTCTCATTATTCTGCGAAATACAGGAGCAGACCCGAGAAGGCGATATAATTAACAACGCTTGTCTTATTATTGAAGCTATGAACCAACTAAGACTTTATTTCCCTCTATCAACTAGAGACTTTTATTCGCCCAATTTCAttcaaatgttgtttttgtcCATCCACCTTTATGTTATTTTGCCGATGTTCAAACCAAAAGGAACTATCAGATTTAATCCACCTCTGCTAAGAAGTTCATCGAGGCAAGTGGCCATTGCTCCAAGTAGTCAAGAATCGCTCCTCTatacttttatgatttttaataacacGCGAAATAACTTCTTGGTCGAAAAAGCTCCGATTTGTGAAAACGGAAAGAAAATGTGTCTTAATGTCAGATACACTGCTAATTTTGTTAATGAAGAAAGATGTATATTGCTTGTTCACGGTTATAACAAAACACGAATATTCGACACATACATCGTTTTTTTGCTCTTTGGAGAAGTTGGGTCGCTTAGTCCGGTGAGAAAATGTAAAGTAACTAGCCCATTGTATCGACCGAATAAGGTGGATGTACAGGTATCATCGCCGTTCCCGGTACCAGCGACCTTTCGTATATATTTGACAGATATTGAACCAACGATTCCTGTAAACATGGATGAAAATAACAAACCTAGATTCTATTTACGTCGtcttaatctcattgacaaagaaATAATGTTGACTGGCGCATCAAAAGAAAATGCTCAAGATGTTTTGGAACACAAGTTGTATTTACTAATGATTTGTCTCAGCACTCAAGTCGGAAATTCATGGATTTGGTTTTCTAGCGATATTGGTCAATTTTTTATCCGAGTGACAACGCAACCGCGTTGGGACTTAGCTATAGACAGCCTACAAGCTAAAGTGCGGACGTGGCCCCTAGATCCGTGCAGCTGCGGGGAAGCTTGCGAGTGCTATAGAACCACGGTGCTTATGATACCTCA
- the LOC113493508 gene encoding uncharacterized protein LOC113493508 gives MLSCKNYNPDKVFQRFKVVEFPATFVQLSTSQVLDVDVDLNHSAYLKTMCDGKLMKFDEARKTSAAHRAFDLIQLDARTVKIKFHPKNECIAKTKQKQLDNRFVFDLRLIQVNEVRCCNDEHHAEIGRYYISGQYEFCKISHFPKILNFGDVIINHKVTKQVRIRNESSLIVAKMRIDRITCFEISPSSFSIAPNSSIRVTISVKPTGLKIARRFSFQIRNPFDSDCEPPGSTDEDTNYITYNINYKINISYDKKPKEVVVQSLHKLYDQLPKYTYVDEEEQVRKKKFEIGKEYLNICKLRFAKPPIIERFTTGRDECYLDTSQKNGKPDGNFCRKVERKATTYDMFKILFLPFIINFGKVALSTYGDREITVKNTTAYDISVKFLNDKCVLYTEKMLQTVLIKLKPSQEAKLTLFCLGFVEGSYNGTIEYIVDFTYRGKHPYSLEVGSPLLVLPERSLKFGMVSSDSFITSVPVRIYNHFNIPVNFRWDDFHPDTPFEILPKSGSVPNHGCKICTMIYVCKASKTKVHEVDLISEGLTTRSIPIELSVVTRKLSIKFLQASVTFKDIPLNLETREKVKLENSSREIALFHVVEPLIPGITIEPMCGTIRPKMIMTFDIIAKISCVMEFSFDILLRINNKENVVLPISGNVVEPKIIIHPKNIYMSRLPCYMITYVPVTFQNFGIVKAEVDVLDTGDDNIFDVYVAHGNEKLRVLNFVVDGGQSKVVFIKVCDTFRREYEMYIPFRVNGLLGPPDHSSLSTELHHYIGEYEHLYDNNAKVKLRTVNKDISYCRIVGVITVPWIEFSVDKFEIEFSQHGKNNIEFNIKNISKYYLYVSIVTSKLTPNFTLELNEVEESEVIITETNIKFELDQQKEASFNLKFHPKGHGKFVSTAILFLDKNMTIPYYNLTFIGRKETPLMIPSTYRVIFPPCPIGVEIKRVITIDMEEESDLDSFSCVSKEELNLVVEFLDYNIVEKEGHLHTIVTVAIKVFCKVPYIGNVQLHFNHESGSTCAIDVQFCITYCQLTLHANVFVKPESNPYPYYPLSNQTKLYEYMERSAAFLEKWMFQQGFRRDLYPIIPDTFHAISPTLSTCASTGKSRGINVSYLNFVRRIAGPLMKHVRKIAVHGVDDSFKLVKEIHDTYREVIVLLRSRGANLWALQPKFLLSHEQYVVYTEYVTPKCNADIVLRNQLVTDVNLFNRLNKQSWFDFILQTYKVFILDSCFFDCICVSAQPRDIVKIIVDWFNEQIMRQHHNIRGNNKSVKHINNLTTDLIDGYALSCAFMNYCPFLIEHFSLYCEVHEQTREGDIINNACLIIEAMNQLRLYFPLSTRDFFAPNFIQMLFLSIHLYVILPMFKPKGTIRFNPPLLRSSSRQVAIAPSSQESLIYTFMILNNTQNNFLVEKAPTADNGKKMFLNVKYTANFVNEDSCILLVHGYNKTRIFDTYIVFLLFGEVGSLSPVRKCKVTGPLYRPNKVDVQVSSPFPAPATFHIYLTDIEPTIPVHLDENNKPRFYLRRLNLIEKEIMLTGAPRENAQDVLEHKLYLLMICLCTHVGNSWIWFWSDIGQFFIRVTTQPRWDLAIDSLQAKVRTWPLDPCSCGEACECYRTTVLMIPHRNDLMIKAMRYALLENASETMMQIFDRLIESVTGKLILTMLLEEGGTTMSDVQHILRTDNTFRISSRALIPRIDRVTLTQHSNAMLALPVTIPADEKFEKYSITFTSDCGMDIRTYRIFFIEGSSQSVSES, from the exons ATGTTATCGTGTAAAAATTATAATCCCGATAAAGTTTTTCAGAGATTCAAAGTTGTGGAATTTCCGGCGACGTTTGTCCAATTATCAACATCACAGGTTCTAGATGTGGATGTCGATCTCAACCACTCCGCTTATCTCAAAACTATGTGCGATGGGAAACTCATG aaatttGATGAAGCACGTAAAACTTCAGCAGCCCATAGAGCATTTGACTTAATACAACTAGACGCACGAACAGTTAAAATCAAATTCCATCCGAAAAATGAATGTATAGCTAAAACTAAACAGAAACAACTTGATAACAGATTCGTTTTTGACCTGCGATTAATACAAGTTAACGAAGTACGATGTTGTAATGATGAACATCATGCAGAAATAGGCCGGTATTACATTAGCGGCCAGTATGAATTCTGTAAAATATCCCATTTCCCTAAAATTCTTAACTTTGGTGACGTGATCATTAATCACAAAGTAACTAAACAAGTTCGTATTCGAAATGAGTCAAGTTTAATCGTCGCTAAAATGCGCATCGATAGAATAACGTGTTTCGAAATTTCACCTTCAAGTTTTTCTATTGCCCCTAACTCATCAATACGAGTGACTATATCTGTTAAACCAACTGGTCTGAAAATTGCGAGAaggttttcttttcaaatacgAAATCCTTTCGACTCAGACTGTGAACCACCCGGATCAACTGATGAAGATACAAATTACATCacgtataatattaattacaaaataaacatatcgTACGATAAAAAACCGAAAGAAGTAGTGGTTCAATCTTTGCACAAATTATACGATCAACTTCCTAAATATACCTATGTAGACGAAGAAGAACAAGTGCGTAAAAAAAAATTCGAGATAGGAAAAGAGTATCTAAATATTTGCAAGTTAAGATTTGCTAAACCACCTATAATTGAAAGATTTACTACTGGAAGGGACGAATGTTACTTAGATACATCACAAAAGAATGGAAAACCAGATGGAAACTTTTGCAGAAAGGTTGAGCGAAAAGCAACAACATACGATAtgtttaaaattctatttcttCCTTTCATTATCAATTTCGGAAAAGTTGCTTTATCTACTTATGGCGACAGagaaataacagtaaaaaatacaactgCATACGATATAAGTGTAAAATTCCTTAATGATAAATGTGTTCTTTACACTGAAAAAATGCTACAAACCGTATTAATAAAGCTGAAACCCTCACAGGAAGCCAAATTAACTCTATTTTGTCTCGGATTCGTCGAAGGTTCGTACAATGGAACCATTGAATACATAGTTGACTTCACTTACAGAGGTAAACATCCCTACTCTCTAGAAGTAGGAAGTCCCTTACTTGTACTACCGGAAAGAAGCTTAAAATTCGGAATGGTGTCATCTGACAGCTTTATCACGTCAGTTCCGGTTAGAATATACAATCATTTCAATATTCCCGTCAACTTCAGATGGGACGATTTCCACCCAGACACCCCATTTGAAATACTTCCAAAGTCTGGCTCCGTACCAAATCATGGTTGTAAGATCTGCACGATGATATACGTTTGTAAAGCTTCTAAAACGAAAGTTCACGAAGTCGATCTCATTTCTGAAGGTTTAACAACTCGGAGCATACCCATTGAATTAAGCGTCGTAACACGTAAGCTATCAATTAAGTTCTTACAAGCATCCGTCACATTTAAAGACATTCCATTAAACTTGGAGACCAGAGAGAAAGTAAAGTTGGAGAATTCCTCAAGAGAGATTGCTTTATTTCATGTCGTCGAGCCTCTCATTCCGGGGATAACAATAGAACCCATGTGTGGAACGATCCGACCGAAAATGATAATGACTTTTGACATCATTGCCAAAATATCATGTGTGATGGAattttcttttgacattttACTACGAattaataacaaagaaaatgttgttttaccAATAAGTGGTAACGTTGTTGAGCCCAAAATTATTATACACCCGAAGAACATTTATATGTCTCGTTTACCTTGCTATATGATAACCTATGTACCAGtaacttttcaaaattttggAATAGTGAAAGCAGAAGTAGACGTTCTTGACACTGGTGatgataatatatttgatgTTTATGTTGCACACGGAAATGAAAAATTGAGAGTCTTAAATTTCGTTGTCGATGGTGGTCAGTCTAAAGTTGTTTTCATCAAAGTATGCGACACTTTTAGAAGAGAATATGAAATGTATATTCCGTTTAGAGTGAATGGACTTCTGGGACCCCCTGATCACAGTTCTTTATCAACTGAACTCCATCATTATATTGGAGAATACGAACA TCTCTACGACAATAATGCAAAGGTAAAACTAAGAACCGTAAACAAAGATATAAGCTACTGCCGTATAGTTGGCGTTATAACAGTACCGTGGATAGAATTTTCTGTTGACAAATTTGAAATAGAATTCAGCCAACATGGAAAAAACAATATCGagtttaacattaaaaacatttcaaaatattatttatacgtGAGCATAGTGACATCAAAGCTTACACCAAACTTCACTTTAGAACTAAACGAAGTCGAAGAATCTGAAGTCATCATAAcggaaacaaacataaaatttgaGCTCGATCAACAGAAAGAAGCGTCATTTAACTTGAAGTTTCACCCAAAGGGTCATGGAAAATTCGTTTCTACTgccatattatttttagacaaaaatatgaCCATACCGTACtacaatttaacttttattgGCAGAAAAGAGACTCCTCTAATGATACCAAGTACTTACAGAGTTATATTTCCGCCTTGCCCGATAGGAGTCGAAATCAAGCGGGTTATAACGATCGACATGGAAGAAGAGTCTGATTTAGACTCATTTTCTTGTGTTTCAAAAGAGGAATTGAATCTCGTAGTAGAATTTCTTGActacaatattgtagaaaagGAAGGACACTTACATACAATTGTAACAGTCGCTATAAAAGTCTTTTGTAAAGTTCCTTACATAGGCAATGTCCAGCTCCATTTTAACCACGAATCTGGATCTACATGTGCCATTGACGTACAATTTTGTATTACTTATTGTCAACTGACTTTACATGccaatgtttttgtaaaacctgAAAGCAATCCTTACCCATATTATCCTCTAAGCAATCAAACCAAATTATACGAGTACATGGAGAGGAGTGCTGCATTTTTGGAAAAATGGATGTTTCAGCAAGGTTTTCGAAGAGATTTATATCCGATTATTCCTGATACTTTCCATGCTATATCTCCTACGTTGTCAACTTGTGCTAGTACAGGAAAATCAAGGGGCATAAATGTGTCGTATTTGAATTTTGTCCGAAGGATTGCAGGCCCACTTATGAAACACGTGCGGAAAATAGC agTACACGGAGTTGATGATTCTTTCAAGCTTGTGAAAGAAATTCACGACACTTACCGGGAAGTTATAGTTCTGCTGAGATCACGAGGTGCTAACTTATGGGCTTTGCAACCAAAATTCTTGTTGAGCCACGAACAGTATGTTGTCTACACAGAGTACGTGACTCCCAAGTGCAATGCTGACATTGTGCTAAGAAATCAACTGGTAACAGACGTTAATCTATTCAATCGGTTAAACAAACAGAGTTGGTTTGACTTTATTTTACAGACATATAAAGTGTTCATATTGGACAGCTGCTTCTTTGACTGTATCTGTGTCAGTGCACAGCCCAGAGATATAGTAAAAATCATAGTCGATTGGTTTAATGAACAAATTATGAGGCAGCACCACAATATTCGCGGTAACAATAAATCAgtcaaacatataaataatttaaccacAGACTTAATTGATGGCTACGCACTGTCATGTGCTTTTATGAATTATtgtccttttttaattgaacatTTCTCATTATATTGCGAAGTACATGAGCAAACCCGAGAGGGCGATATAATTAACAACGCTTGTCTTATTATCGAAGCTATGAACCAACTAAGACTTTATTTCCCTCTATCAACCAGAGACTTTTTTGCGCCCAATTTCAttcaaatgttgtttttgtcCATCCACCTTTATGTTATTTTGCCGATGTTCAAACCAAAAGGGACTATCAGATTTAATCCACCTCTGCTAAGAAGTTCATCAAGGCAAGTAGCCATTGCTCCAAGTAGTCAAGAATCGCTCATTTATACTTTTATGATTCTTAATAACACACAAAATAACTTCTTGGTCGAAAAAGCTCCTACAGCTGATAATGGAAAGAAAATGTTTCTGAACGTTAAATATACTGCTAATTTTGTTAACGAAGATAGTTGTATATTGCTTGTTCACGGTTATAACAAAACAAGAATATTCGACACATACATCGTTTTTTTGCTCTTTGGAGAAGTTGGGTCGCTTAGCCCGGTGAGGAAATGTAAAGTGACTGGCCCATTGTATCGACCGAATAAGGTGGATGTACAGGTATCATCGCCGTTCCCGGCTCCGGCCACGTTTCATATATATTTGACAGATATTGAGCCAACGATTCCCGTACACTTGGATGAAAATAACAAACCTAGATTCTATTTACGTCGTCTAAATCtcattgaaaaagaaataatgttgACTGGCGCACCAAGAGAAAATGCTCAAGATGTTTTGGAACACAAGTTGTATTTGCTAATGATTTGTCTCTGTACTCATGTGGGAAATTCATGGATTTGGTTTTGGAGCGATATTGGTCAATTTTTTATCCGAGTGACAACGCAACCTCGTTGGGATTTAGCTATAGACAGCCTGCAAGCCAAAGTGCGGACGTGGCCCCTAGATCCGTGCAGCTGCGGGGAAGCTTGCGAGTGCTATAGAACCACGGTGCTTATGATACCTCACCGAAACGACCTCATGATAAAAGCTATGCGATATGCGCTACTCGAGAACGCATCAGAAACCATGATGCAGATATTCGATCGGCTAATTG AGTCCGTAACCGGGAAATTGATTCTTACCATGTTGTTGGAGGAAGGTGGGACAACGATGTCGGATGTGCAGCATATACTGCGCACGGACAACACGTTCAGGATATCGTCGCGAGCTCTGATCCCGCGCATCGACCGCGTCACGCTGACTCAGCACAGCAACGCGATGCTTGCGCTGCCTGTGACCATACCGGCTGACGAAAAGTTTGAGAAGTACTCTATAACGTTTACATCAGATTGCGGAATGGATATTAGAACTTACAGAATATTCTTCATAGAAGGTAGTAGTCAAAGTGTGTCTGAATCGTAA